The segment AATACCGGGATACGTTCCCGCGTTCATAAGGGACCTTTTCAGCGAAGGTAAGGGGCCCTTTAGGTGGGTGGCCCTTTCCGGAGAACCGGAGGATATATACCGCATAGACGAGGAGGTCTTAAAGCTTTTCGACGATCCCCACCTGCACAGGTGGATAAGGATGGCAAGGGAAAAGGTGAAGTTCCAAGGTTTGCCCGCGAGAATATGCTGGCTAGGAATGGGGGAAAGGGCCAAGATGGGTGAGGCGATAAATAACTTGGTGGAGAAAGGGGAAGTGAAGGCCCCGGTTGTAATAGGTAGGGATCATCACGATACGGGTTCGGTGGCTTCTCCTTACCGGGAAACCGAAGCTATGAAGGACGGTTCCGATGCCATAGCCGACTGGCCAATATTGAACGCCTTACTTAACACCGCCTCGGGTGCCTCCTGGGTATCGTTCCACCACGGTGGTGGAGTAGGAATGGGGTACTCCTTGCATGCGGGAGTTGTGATAGTTGCGGATGGGGAGAAGGAAAC is part of the Thiovulum sp. ES genome and harbors:
- a CDS encoding urocanate hydratase (PFAM: Urocanase~TIGRFAM: urocanate hydratase) — encoded protein: TAYINAAGESAAEHVDYLIKMKENGAITFEYGNNLRRFAYEHGASGAFEIPGYVPAFIRDLFSEGKGPFRWVALSGEPEDIYRIDEEVLKLFDDPHLHRWIRMAREKVKFQGLPARICWLGMGERAKMGEAINNLVEKGEVKAPVVIGRDHHDTGSVASPYRETEAMKDGSDAIADWPILNALLNTASGASWVSFHHGGGVGMGYSLHAGVVIVADGEKETYKRLERVLTNDVGLGVVRHADAGYEKAIETAKKFGIKMPRL